CAAAAGTGAACTGCCGCCAGTGATCTACGTGGACACCTGCGTGTACATCGACGTGTTGACTCAGGAACCCACACTGCACCCTGAGACCGAGGAACCGCGTTGGAAAAGCGCAAAAGCGTTGCTGGACGCGGTGAATGACGGGCGGGTGGTGTTGGCTACATCATCTTTGGTCGACGCGGAGGTGGGCAGTTTCGCGACGCTGCGCGACGACGGCGACACGTTCCTCAAGAAGGTGCGCGGCTGGTTCGACGCGCCGCCTCCCGGCACCCGCTACGTCGAGGTTGACCGGATGATCGCTCGGGACGCCGAACGGTTGCAGAAGGCATGGAGGCCGCATGCTGCGCCAGGTAAGAAGATGAATGGTGCTGATGCGGTCCACTTGGCGGCGTCGGTCAGGCTTAAATGCGACTACCTGATGACGGGTGACGGTGGTTTCCCCGTGGGTCACACAGTGGATGGCGTGAAAGTTCGTTACGCCGAGTCGGTTTGGCCGCAGACCATATTCGATGAGCTAGGTTAGCCACTCCAGCGAGGGGTGGTGGGGCGGGCGGGGCTCGAACCCGCGACCTCCGGATTATGAGTCCGTGGCTCTGACCGTCTGAGCTACCGCCCCCTGTTCGGTGGTGAACT
The genomic region above belongs to Mycolicibacterium sp. HK-90 and contains:
- a CDS encoding type II toxin-antitoxin system VapC family toxin; this translates as MAKAKSELPPVIYVDTCVYIDVLTQEPTLHPETEEPRWKSAKALLDAVNDGRVVLATSSLVDAEVGSFATLRDDGDTFLKKVRGWFDAPPPGTRYVEVDRMIARDAERLQKAWRPHAAPGKKMNGADAVHLAASVRLKCDYLMTGDGGFPVGHTVDGVKVRYAESVWPQTIFDELG